In Candida orthopsilosis Co 90-125, chromosome 4 draft sequence, a single genomic region encodes these proteins:
- a CDS encoding Tpo4 sperimidine transporter — MGVFGTSDKEEAELREAALSAQQQQESSERSSRRPSSTSNNLSHYETASEFSSSANNTYNYPEPSEDCQEHPTNADSKGGLTGPEEITKSTEQFNNPSGYNDSNGKTIEAHNTPIVGISQNDPYLSSETASEAEIQPVAIEGKNAPEGEENALNRQYTLERIRTGKSVEEAASEQFLKEATSDRVYGVNELDWDGPDDKENPQNWTKLKKWWITWTAAVMCLVCSLGSSMYTASIPELMVNFGASQELCLSGLTFYLIGLAIGPSIAAPLSETYGRKPLYVISWPIAMLFTMGVGLSPNIRTLLVLRFFCGFFSSPALSVAGGTISDLWSGEPSEQSFAVAIFCLCPFLGPVMGPIIGGFSAEYKNWKWSAAWVMLMFFGAAWPSAILCPETFKKTILVRRAMKRGIKVDTPTVNLAYVKKMIKFSLGMPLILLFTEPIVFFLSLYIAFVFAVLFAFFEAFPVIFRGEYHMDLGISGLPFIAVGIGLVMGVIFYIVLDKTIYFPKNPDGTRGKRDENGNIVWDAPESRLLVAKIGAFCLPASLFWLGWTGRTGNIHWLAPTASGVPFGFGLILVFFAVVLYFSMSFPPIVVASCIAANNLLRYILASVFPLFTVQCFENLGIGWAGSLFGFIAAIMVPVPFVFSYFGPKFRARSKYGYAAYFKKLAEEKAAREKAHNEGDEKTQPPNPEKDVATKV; from the coding sequence ATGGGAGTATTTGGCACCTCtgataaagaagaagctgAACTCAGAGAAGCAGCCTTGTCTGctcaacagcaacaagaaTCGTCAGAGCGATCGAGCAGAAGGCCTAGTAGCACGTCGAATAATTTGTCACATTATGAAACGGCCTCAGAGTTTTCGTCATCCGCAAATAACACTTACAACTATCCTGAACCCAGTGAAGACTGCCAAGAGCACCCAACAAATGCTGATTCCAAAGGAGGTTTAACTGGACCCGAAGAAATCACTAAATCCACTGAGCAGTTTAACAACCCATCTGGATATAATGATAGTAATGGCAAGACCATTGAGGCTCACAACACGCCCATTGTTGGTATTTCACAAAATGATCCATACTTATCCAGTGAAACAGCCTCAGAAGCTGAGATTCAACCTGTCGCtattgaaggaaaaaatGCACCCGAGGGCGAAGAAAATGCTTTGAACAGGCAATACACGTTGGAAAGAATAAGGACTGGTAAATCGGTCGAAGAAGCGGCTTCAGAACAATTTTTAAAAGAAGCAACTAGTGATCGTGTTTATGGTGTGAATGAATTAGATTGGGATGGCCCAGACGATAAAGAAAACCCACAGAATTGGACAAAGTTAAAAAAGTGGTGGATTACTTGGACTGCTGCCGTGATGTGTCTTGTTTGTTCCTTGGGATCATCCATGTACACTGCTAGTATACCTGAATTGATGGTTAACTTCGGTGCGTCGCAAGAATTGTGTCTTTCTGGTTTAACATTCTATTTAATTGGTTTAGCAATTGGCCCTTCGATTGCTGCTCCGTTGTCAGAAACTTACGGAAGGAAACCACTTTACGTCATTTCTTGGCCAATAGCAATGTTGTTTACCATGGGTGTTGGTTTATCGCCCAATATCAGAACATTATTGGTTCttcgtttcttttgtgGATTCTTCTCCAGTCCAGCATTGTCGGTAGCTGGTGGCACTATTAGTGACCTTTGGTCAGGTGAACCATCAGAGCAATCTTTCGCTGTGGCTATTTTCTGTTTATGTCCATTCTTGGGTCCTGTTATGGGTCCAATTATTGGTGGTTTTTCCGCTGAAtacaagaattggaaatggTCTGCTGCATGggtgatgttgatgttttttgGTGCAGCTTGGCCTTCTGCCATTTTGTGCCCTGAGACTTTCAAGAAGACAATATTGGTTCGCAGAGCTATGAAGAGAGGAATCAAGGTTGACACTCCAACAGTAAATTTGGCCTATGTTAAAAAGATGATCAAATTTAGTTTAGGAATGCccttgattttgttgttcacGGAACCAattgtctttttcttgtcctTGTATATTGCCTTTGTCTTTGCTGTTTTGTTTGCATTTTTTGAAGCCTTCCCAGTCATTTTCAGAGGTGAATACCACATGGATTTGGGTATTTCTGGGTTACCATTCATTGCAGTTGGAATTGGTCTTGTCATGGGAGTGATCTTTTATATTGTATTGGATAAGACTATCTATTTCCCTAAAAATCCAGATGGTACGAGAGGAAAGAGGGATGAGAACGGTAATATCGTTTGGGACGCACCTGAGTCAAGGTTGTTGGTCGCAAAGATTGGAGCATTTTGCCTCCCAGCTTCTCTTTTCTGGTTAGGTTGGACGGGTAGAACTGGAAATATACACTGGCTCGCACCAACAGCAAGTGGAGTTCcttttggttttggattgattttggtcTTCTTTGCTGTggttttgtatttttccATGTCATTCCcaccaattgttgttgcatcTTGTATTGCAGCCAACAATTTGTTGCGTTATATTTTAGCATCGGTTTTTCCACTCTTCACTGTGcaatgttttgaaaacttggGAATAGGTTGGGCAGGATCATTGTTTGGATTTATAGCTGCAATCATGGTACCAGTGCCATTTGTTTTCTCGTACTTTGGTCCTAAGTTTAGAGCAAGAAGTAAGTATGGATATGCAGCttatttcaagaaattagCTGAAGAGAAAGCTGCAAGAGAAAAAGCACATAACGAAGGTGATGAGAAAACACAACCTCCTAATCCAGAAAAAGATGTGGCTACTAAAGTGTAG
- a CDS encoding Hst7 MAP kinase kinase (involved in mating) gives MNLESGSEDSARSKDKRLPPSPLSAYNKNQTNLHTTTTSKPVTPTDNITHHAYTDDAEILEKKTLNRKNFKHLSLSSPISQTEVKHDESHLIREPTSMKRRQRPAPILNLPSTYTSSQPELTHKRPVMAQQATAPAILADSKQSPSNAVVTQTLSRPNSAGLANYDFNGSNRNVDPETQASTEMLLNQMSQLELNRPDSQRSKSTNDTSGRKRQTVISSISPTKMSGQQAESKVQLVDTLNETQSPIATTSKLKLRNKDLLTLKQLGSGNSGSVSKVLHIPSQKTMAKKVIHVDSKSVIQTQIIRELRILHECQSPYIIEFYGAFLNSNNTIVICMEYCNCGSLDKILSLCENRQFPLYVLKKLSFAILSGLSYLYNKHKIIHRDIKPNNVLMTHRGEFKLCDFGVSRELTNSLAMADTFVGTSMYMSPERIQGLNYGVKSDVWSMGLMLIELASGLPVWADDYDDENGSSAYNSLKSDISNNSFRGPEGILDLLQRIVNEKPPSLKNKINPVTRSRYDPLLCEFIDSCLIKSDSERKTPWQLLEDKQGFLQGVEEGIYDQNHKSWAKQIRKLNKEANEADK, from the coding sequence ATGAATCTCGAGAGTGGCTCAGAGGATTCCGCGCGGTCAAAAGATAAGAGATTACCACCACTGCCTTTGAGCGCCTacaacaaaaaccaaaCTAACCTTCacacaaccacaacatcTAAACCAGTAACTCCTACTGACAATATTACGCACCATGCATACACTGATGATGCAGAAATTTTAGAAAAAAAGACGTTAAATAGaaagaatttcaaacacTTGTCCCTATCTTCGCCAATATCCCAGACTGAAGTCAAGCATGATGAGCTGCATTTGATACGGGAGCCTAcatcaatgaaaagaagacAACGACCAGCACCTATCCTCAATCTACCGAGCACATACACGTCATCGCAACCAGAACTCACACATAAACGTCCTGTGATGGCGCAACAAGCAACTGCACCGGCAATATTGGCAGATTCAAAGCAATCTCCGCTGAATGCTGTTGTAACCCAAACGCTTAGTAGACCCAATAGTGCAGGACTAGCCAATTATGATTTCAATGGCAGCAATAGGAACGTTGACCCTGAAACTCAAGCCTCAACAGAAATGCTCCTCAATCAAATGTCCCAGCTTGAACTAAATCGACCGGATTCCCAACGCAGtaaatcaaccaatgaCACTTCTGGGCGTAAACGTCAAACTGTTATATCCTCCATCTCCCCTACAAAGATGTCTGGTCAACAAGCAGAATCAAAAGTCCAGTTAGTGGACACCTTGAATGAGACACAGTCACCCATTGCAACTACAAGTAAACTCAAACTACGCAACAAAGACTTGTTAACTTTAAAACAGTTAGGTCTGGGGAATTCAGGCTCCGTTTCCAAAGTGTTGCATATCCCATCGCAGAAAACAATGGCGAAGAAGGTAATTCATGTTGATCTGAAAAGTGTAATTCAAACACAAATCATTCGAGAGCTACGAATACTACATGAATGTCAATCTCCGTATATAATTGAGTTTTATGGTGCATTCTTGAACAGTAATAATACCATAGTTATATGTATGGAGTATTGCAATTGTGGTTCATTAGACAAAATCTTGTCGTTATGTGAAAATCGACAATTTCCCCTTTACgttttgaagaagctaTCATTTGCCATATTATCTGGATTATCCTATCTTTACAACAAGCACAAGATAATTCATCGTGATATCAAGCCCAACAATGTTTTGATGACCCATCGAggtgaattcaaattgtgtGATTTTGGAGTTTCCAGAGAACTTACAAACTCACTAGCAATGGCAGATACATTTGTCGGGACTTCAATGTACATGTCTCCCGAAAGAATACAGGGATTAAATTACGGCGTCAAGTCCGATGTATGGTCCATGGGGTTAATGTTGATTGAATTAGCCAGTGGTCTTCCAGTTTGGGCCGATGActatgatgatgaaaatggaaGTAGTGCTTACAATAGTTTGAAAAGTGATATTAGCAACAATTCATTTAGAGGTCCAGAAGGAATATTGGACTTATTACAACGAATAGTGAATGAGAAACCACCcagtttgaaaaacaaaattaacCCAGTGACCAGATCACGATACGATCCATTGCTCTGTGAGTTTATCgattcttgtttgattaaaAGTGATTCAGAGAGGAAAACACCCTGGCAGTTGTTAGAAGATAAACAAGGCTTTTTACAAGGTGTGGAGGAAGGTATTTATGATCAAAATCATAAATCTTGGGCTAAACAAATTCGAAAACTAAACAAGGAGGCTAATGAAGCTGACAAAtaa